The nucleotide sequence GCCACCGCGATGGTGGTGGCCGTGCGCCGCCCGGACCTGGTAAGCGGCGCAGTACTACTGGACCCGGCCCGTTACGGCTCACGCAGCCCACAGGAGCTGCGTGAGCGCGGCGCTGCCCGCAAGCGCGCCCGCGCTGCCGACCTCGCTGATCTGCCCGGCGCCGTTGCGCGTGCCCTGGCTAATCCGGAGATTCCAGATGGCGAAGCCGTGGCCGGTGCGTGGGCCGGTCAGCGGGTTGACCCCTCCCTCCTGGACACCGGAGTAGTTGCGCCACCGGTGCCGTGGGAGGAGGCGATGGCCGATTTGGCGGTGCCTACGCTCCTGGTCACCGGCGACCGCCCCGGATCAGCGCGCGTGGGCCCCGCCGGCTTGGACCGGCTCGCTCGCATCGCCAACCCGCGGATCGAGACCGCGCTGCTTGCGGGCGCGGGACACGACGTGCGGCGCACCCGGCCCGAGGAGTTCTGGGCTGCCGTGGATCCCTGGCTGGACCGGTTGCTCGGTGCGGGGGAGCAATAGTGCCTAACGCCTGAAGGACCGACTCCGCGGGCCGGTGAGCGCAGCGGTGTCTGGGATTCGATAAAAATCGCGAACTATCGCCTAGGATTCC is from Actinomyces sp. 432 and encodes:
- a CDS encoding alpha/beta fold hydrolase; protein product: MSLPLARIVAGPANAPTLVLLHGITGSAVSQAEAIDHWVGRGYRVVAADARGHGLSPRWTTAELDRAGEVLVEDVVSLLEELIPAVPGTPASPAVGDATREFCGAARVSPAFAAKAVNPVAGESGEPESTPAAPGPRPVLIGHSMGAATAMVVAVRRPDLVSGAVLLDPARYGSRSPQELRERGAARKRARAADLADLPGAVARALANPEIPDGEAVAGAWAGQRVDPSLLDTGVVAPPVPWEEAMADLAVPTLLVTGDRPGSARVGPAGLDRLARIANPRIETALLAGAGHDVRRTRPEEFWAAVDPWLDRLLGAGEQ